Proteins co-encoded in one Phalacrocorax carbo chromosome 5, bPhaCar2.1, whole genome shotgun sequence genomic window:
- the WNT6 gene encoding protein Wnt-6 codes for MLPSSRTQLGLFFILLCPANIIGLWWAVGSPLVMDPNSICRKTKRLAGKQAELCQLEPEIVQEVAKGTKLGVRECQYQFRFRRWNCTSHSKYFGKILQQDIRETAFVYAITAAGVSHAITQACSMGELLQCGCELTRSRAPPSPTVGPGAEGTAWEWGGCGDDVQFGYEKSQQFMDAKSKKGKNDIRALIDLHNNEAGRLAVRSYMRTECKCHGLSGSCTLRTCWRKMPHFREVGDRLLERFNGAFKVMGGNDGKTLIPVGDNIKPPDKQDLIYSADSPDFCSANRKTGSLGTRGRICNSTAMDTSGCDLLCCGRGHRDETVVLEENCLCRFHWCCVVQCRKCSVRQELSLCV; via the exons atGCTGCCTTCCTCCCGGACCCAGCTGGGGCTCTTCTTCATCCTCCTCTGTCCCGCCAACATCATCGGGCTCTGGTG GGCAGTGGGGAGCCCCCTGGTCATGGACCCCAACAGCATCTGCCGCAAGACGAAGCGGCTGGCGGGGAAGCAGGCGGAGCTGTGCCAGCTGGAGCCAGAGATCGTGCAGGAGGTGGCCAAGGGCACCAAGCTGGGCGTCCGGGAGTGCCAGTACCAATTCCGTTTCCGCCGCTGGAACTGCACCAGCCACAGCAAGTACTTTGGCAAGATCCTGCAGCAGG ATATCCGGGAGACAGCCTTCGTGTATGCCATCACAGCAGCTGGGGTGAGCCATGCCATCACACAGGCCTGCAGCATGGGTGAGCTGCTGCAGTGTGGCTGTGAGCTGACGCGGAGCCGGGCTCCCCCCTCACCCACAGTGGGTCCAGGCGCAGAGGGCACAGCCTGGGagtgggggggctgcggggacgATGTGCAGTTCGGCTATGAGAAATCCCAGCAGTTCATGGATGCGAAGAGcaagaaaggcaaaaatgaCATCCGAGCTCTTATCGACCTGCACAACAACGAAGCTGGGCGCTTG GCGGTGCGTAGCTACATGAGGACAGAGTGCAAATGCCATGGGCTGTCAGGCTCCTGTACCCTGCGGACCTGCTGGCGGAAGATGCCCCATTTCCGCGAGGTGGGGGACCGCCTGCTGGAGCGCTTCAACGGGGCTTTCAAGGTGATGGGGGGCAATGATGGGAAAACCCTCATCCCCGTGGGTGACAACATCAAGCCCCCCGACAAGCAGGACCTCATCTACTCAGCCGACTCACCCGACTTCTGCTCGGCTAACCGTAAGACGGGCTCGCTGGGCACCCGGGGCCGCATCTGcaacagcacagccatggaCACGAGCGGGTGTgacctgctgtgctgtgggCGAGGGCACCGGGACGAGACGGTGGTGCTGGAGGAGAACTGCCTTTGCCGCTTCCACTGGTGCTGCGTTGTGCAGTGCCGCAAGTGCTCTGTCCGTCAGGAGCTCAGCCTCTGCGTCTGA